Proteins co-encoded in one Acidobacteriota bacterium genomic window:
- a CDS encoding SDR family oxidoreductase has product MKLNDKVAVITGGNSGIGRASALDFQREGAKVVVFGRNQTTLDEVVAELGENGLAVQGDVASLADLDRLYAATAERFGKIDVLFVNAGIAPPAPLEETTEEHFDRVSDINFKGAFFTIQKALPHLAEGASVIITASIAAYKGLAGMSVYAATKAAVRSLARTLSVELLPRGVRVNVLSPGPIETPIYDRMGLPAEAVQEFGKQVLDATPMGRWGTSEEMAKAALFLASDDSSYMAGSEIIADGGFATL; this is encoded by the coding sequence ATGAAGCTCAATGACAAAGTCGCCGTGATCACGGGAGGCAACAGCGGTATCGGGCGCGCCTCGGCCCTCGACTTCCAGCGCGAGGGCGCCAAAGTCGTGGTGTTCGGCCGCAACCAGACGACCCTCGACGAAGTCGTCGCCGAGCTCGGCGAGAATGGCCTGGCGGTGCAGGGAGACGTCGCCTCGCTGGCCGATCTCGATCGCCTGTACGCCGCCACCGCCGAGCGCTTCGGCAAGATCGACGTGCTTTTCGTCAACGCCGGAATCGCCCCGCCGGCTCCCCTCGAGGAGACCACCGAAGAGCACTTCGACCGAGTTTCCGACATCAATTTCAAGGGGGCCTTCTTCACCATCCAAAAGGCCTTGCCCCACCTCGCCGAGGGCGCCTCGGTGATCATCACCGCTTCGATCGCCGCCTACAAGGGACTCGCCGGCATGTCCGTCTACGCGGCGACGAAGGCGGCGGTGCGCAGCCTCGCCCGCACCCTGTCGGTGGAGCTCCTTCCCCGCGGCGTGCGCGTCAACGTGCTCAGCCCGGGGCCGATCGAGACACCGATCTACGACCGCATGGGTCTGCCGGCGGAGGCCGTCCAGGAATTCGGCAAGCAGGTCCTCGACGCCACCCCGATGGGTCGTTGGGGAACCTCCGAGGAAATGGCCAAGGCGGCCCTCTTCCTGGCCTCCGACGACTCCTCCTACATGGCCGGCTCGGAGATCATCGCCGACGGCGGCTTCGCCACGCTGTAG
- a CDS encoding sigma-54 dependent transcriptional regulator, whose protein sequence is MNTASPAARLLIADDQPDVREALCLLLKSEGFETETAASPEGVLEAVRTRDLDAALIDLNYARDTTSGKEGLQLLDRCRALDPTLPVLVMTAWPSVEVVVEAMRRGARDFVEKPWENARLLTIVRTQVELGRALRRGRLLEEENRRLRGDGAPTLIATSPAMAPVLELIERVGPSDASVLITGENGTGKGLVARALHAVSERSDQPMVTVNTGGLSDSLFESELFGHVRGAFTDARSDRVGRFELADGGTLFLDEIANISLPQQASLLRVLESGELERLGSSRTRRVDARIVAATNADLAAEVTAGRFRQDLLFRLRTVEIALPPLRHRREDIPALAQHFLERHRQRYRKPLEGFRPAALEALVAHPWPGNVRELDHAVERAVLMARQAKIENGDLGLAETSGQPDYQAMTLDEVEKALIRSALQRFDGNVARAARLLGLSRSALYRRLEKHQL, encoded by the coding sequence GCCTGCTGATCGCCGACGACCAGCCGGACGTCCGCGAGGCGCTTTGTCTGCTGCTCAAGTCGGAAGGCTTCGAGACCGAGACGGCGGCGTCCCCGGAAGGGGTTCTCGAAGCCGTCCGCACTCGCGACCTCGACGCCGCCCTGATCGACCTGAACTACGCCCGCGACACCACCTCGGGCAAAGAGGGACTGCAGCTCCTCGACCGCTGCCGGGCCCTCGATCCGACCTTGCCGGTGCTGGTGATGACCGCCTGGCCGAGCGTCGAGGTGGTGGTCGAGGCGATGCGCCGGGGAGCCCGCGACTTCGTCGAGAAGCCGTGGGAGAACGCCCGTCTGTTGACCATCGTGCGCACCCAGGTGGAGCTCGGCCGAGCGCTGCGCCGCGGACGCCTGCTGGAGGAAGAGAATCGCCGGCTGCGCGGCGACGGGGCCCCCACCCTGATCGCGACGTCGCCGGCGATGGCGCCGGTGCTCGAGCTCATCGAGCGCGTCGGACCTTCCGACGCCAGCGTGCTGATCACCGGCGAGAACGGCACCGGCAAGGGTCTCGTCGCCCGCGCCCTCCACGCCGTTTCGGAGCGCAGCGACCAACCGATGGTGACGGTCAATACCGGCGGCCTGTCCGACTCCCTGTTCGAGAGCGAGCTCTTCGGCCACGTGCGCGGCGCCTTCACGGACGCGCGCAGCGATCGCGTCGGACGCTTCGAGCTCGCCGACGGCGGCACCCTGTTCCTCGACGAGATCGCCAATATCTCGCTGCCCCAGCAAGCCTCGCTGCTGCGCGTCCTGGAGAGCGGCGAGCTCGAACGGCTGGGGTCCTCTCGCACCCGCCGGGTCGACGCCCGCATCGTCGCCGCCACCAATGCCGACCTCGCCGCCGAGGTCACTGCCGGCCGCTTCCGCCAGGACCTGCTGTTTCGCTTGCGCACGGTGGAGATCGCGCTACCGCCCCTGCGGCATCGGCGCGAGGACATCCCGGCCCTGGCCCAACACTTCCTCGAACGCCACCGGCAGCGCTATCGCAAGCCCCTCGAAGGATTCCGGCCGGCGGCCCTCGAAGCCCTGGTGGCGCATCCCTGGCCAGGCAACGTGCGCGAGCTCGACCACGCCGTCGAACGGGCCGTCCTGATGGCCCGGCAGGCGAAGATCGAGAATGGTGATCTCGGCCTCGCCGAAACCAGCGGCCAGCCCGACTACCAGGCGATGACCCTGGACGAGGTCGAAAAGGCGCTCATCCGATCGGCCCTGCAACGCTTCGACGGCAACGTCGCGCGCGCCGCGCGACTGCTAGGCTTGAGTCGCAGCGCCCTCTACCGCCGCCTCGAAAAGCACCAGCTCTGA
- a CDS encoding ATP-binding protein, with product MARSFDDRILISSLTVALPTLLAATVLLWLSPAPWWLRGLILAGLTLISVAAARAHRRRVTFPIYTLANVLEALREGDYSIRARRGEPTAALGDALGQALGEANLLATRLQEERRTALEATALLRRVMEEIEVAVFALDDDDRLRLANRAGERLLGRSLDQLAGASAHDIGLGPCLGADPLRPVAASFPGGEGRWEVRQRSFRQEGKPLRLLVISDLSRPLREEERQAWKRLIRVLGHELNNSLAPIKSMAGSLGTLLDRNPRPSDWQTDMRRGLDRIEARAESLSRFMSAYARLARLPPPNLEEIDLGQRVRRLASLEGRRQITVSAGPEVRLRADGAQLEQALLNLLANAVEAAETTGGAVTIGWQRAGDWAEVVVEDEGPGLSNPENLFVPFYTTKPEGSGIGLVLSRQIAEGHGGSLTLSDRHPGPGCAAVLRLPLEPRDGRATESSR from the coding sequence ATGGCCCGCAGCTTCGACGACCGCATCCTGATCTCGTCCCTGACCGTCGCCCTGCCGACGTTGCTGGCGGCCACCGTGCTGCTCTGGCTGTCGCCGGCCCCCTGGTGGCTGCGCGGCCTGATCCTCGCCGGCCTCACCCTCATTAGCGTCGCCGCCGCCCGGGCGCACCGCCGGCGGGTCACCTTCCCGATCTACACCCTGGCCAACGTCCTCGAGGCCCTGCGCGAAGGGGACTACTCGATTCGCGCCCGCCGCGGCGAGCCCACCGCCGCCCTCGGCGACGCCCTCGGACAGGCCCTCGGGGAGGCCAACCTCCTGGCCACCCGCCTGCAAGAGGAACGCCGCACCGCCCTCGAAGCCACCGCCCTGCTGCGGCGCGTCATGGAAGAGATCGAAGTCGCCGTCTTCGCCCTCGACGACGACGATCGGCTGCGCCTCGCCAACCGCGCCGGGGAGCGCCTGCTCGGCCGCTCCCTCGACCAGCTCGCCGGAGCCTCGGCCCACGACATCGGTCTCGGCCCCTGCCTCGGTGCCGATCCGCTTCGTCCCGTCGCCGCCTCCTTCCCGGGTGGCGAAGGGCGCTGGGAGGTGCGCCAGCGCAGCTTCCGGCAGGAGGGCAAACCGCTTCGCCTGCTGGTGATCAGCGATCTCTCGCGGCCCCTGCGGGAGGAAGAGCGCCAGGCCTGGAAGCGCCTCATCCGCGTCCTCGGTCACGAGCTCAACAACTCGCTGGCGCCGATCAAGTCGATGGCCGGGTCCCTCGGCACCCTCCTCGACCGCAATCCGCGGCCCAGCGACTGGCAGACGGACATGCGGCGCGGACTCGATCGCATCGAGGCACGCGCCGAGTCTTTGAGCCGCTTCATGTCCGCCTATGCGCGCCTTGCCCGCTTGCCTCCCCCCAATCTCGAGGAGATCGACCTCGGTCAGCGGGTGCGACGCCTCGCCAGCCTCGAAGGCCGGCGCCAGATCACCGTTTCGGCGGGGCCCGAGGTGCGCCTGCGGGCCGACGGTGCTCAGCTCGAGCAGGCGTTGCTCAATCTGCTCGCCAACGCCGTCGAAGCGGCCGAGACCACCGGCGGTGCGGTCACCATCGGCTGGCAGCGGGCGGGCGACTGGGCCGAGGTGGTGGTCGAGGACGAGGGGCCTGGCCTGTCGAACCCGGAAAATCTGTTCGTGCCCTTCTACACCACCAAACCGGAGGGCAGCGGCATCGGACTGGTGCTCAGCCGGCAGATCGCCGAAGGTCACGGCGGCAGCCTCACCTTGAGCGATCGCCACCCCGGCCCGGGCTGCGCCGCGGTCCTCCGCCTACCCCTCGAGCCGCGCGACGGGAGAGCCACCGAATCAAGCAGATAG
- a CDS encoding GWxTD domain-containing protein has translation MLTRTFTFLVCLTLAALPATAEISQRYVDWAEGPARHLFTKADRQAWEGLASDQQAEDFIRLFWAQRDPTPDSAENEFQREFERRSAYADERFTHLEDEVEVRGSVTDRGRVFLMLGPPRRLQQPGASGSTGGGTLGGDSAFGGDGNITSGGGSGRFGRGGTTDRFGVASEEVWIYEKESLPEVVTKKRLRVRFRTKPGTEEVKLHQGEEALAFAAEAAERAIKRPQLVLADLAPATTTSVLAVEGESEFRSWGASALSDAAALEDLRAALSAGEEMALKAHLDTGAFQSSEGEWIVPLQVSSASPPDGAVLIGELVDADGESRVSFEVPGEWKDSKGQKLLKATVVAPPGQYQLRAGLRGSGGDFSWCSEQAVEVPSSQDELWISELILSDNIFPMREAQNVLEPYAWQGVVVVPKGDRSFAQGGVLWYYLHACQPALDDNGQPRLRLSVQLSGASSFRGPAAADPVKAGDNCWVLAQGLDLTADRFVPGDYELKVNVRDSVAKKTLVSSTESFTVVNP, from the coding sequence ATGCTCACGCGCACATTCACCTTCCTCGTATGCCTCACCCTGGCTGCCCTGCCGGCGACCGCCGAAATCTCCCAACGCTATGTCGACTGGGCCGAAGGTCCGGCGCGCCACCTCTTCACCAAGGCCGACCGTCAGGCCTGGGAAGGTTTGGCCTCGGATCAACAGGCGGAGGACTTCATTCGCCTCTTCTGGGCCCAGCGCGACCCCACCCCGGACAGCGCCGAGAACGAATTCCAGCGCGAGTTCGAGCGCCGTTCCGCCTACGCCGACGAACGCTTCACCCATCTCGAGGACGAAGTCGAGGTTCGCGGCTCGGTGACCGACCGCGGTCGCGTCTTCCTGATGCTGGGACCGCCGCGACGCCTGCAGCAACCGGGCGCCAGCGGCTCCACCGGCGGCGGCACTTTGGGCGGTGACTCGGCCTTCGGCGGCGACGGCAACATCACTTCCGGAGGCGGCTCCGGCCGCTTCGGCCGCGGCGGCACCACCGACCGCTTCGGCGTCGCCTCCGAGGAAGTTTGGATCTACGAGAAGGAGAGCCTGCCGGAGGTGGTCACCAAGAAGCGCCTGCGGGTACGGTTCCGCACCAAGCCGGGAACCGAGGAAGTCAAGCTCCACCAGGGCGAAGAGGCTCTCGCCTTCGCCGCCGAAGCGGCGGAGCGGGCCATCAAGCGACCGCAGCTGGTCCTCGCCGACCTGGCGCCGGCCACCACCACCTCGGTGCTCGCCGTCGAGGGCGAATCCGAGTTCCGCTCCTGGGGAGCGTCGGCCCTGTCCGACGCAGCGGCCCTCGAAGACCTGCGCGCGGCGCTCTCGGCGGGCGAGGAGATGGCCCTCAAAGCACATCTCGACACCGGCGCCTTCCAGTCCAGCGAAGGCGAGTGGATCGTGCCGCTGCAGGTGTCGTCGGCCTCGCCTCCGGACGGCGCGGTGCTGATCGGCGAGTTGGTGGACGCCGACGGCGAGAGCCGGGTGTCCTTCGAGGTGCCAGGCGAGTGGAAGGACTCCAAGGGTCAGAAGCTGCTCAAGGCCACGGTGGTCGCGCCGCCGGGTCAGTACCAGCTACGCGCCGGCCTGCGCGGTAGCGGCGGCGATTTCTCGTGGTGCAGCGAGCAGGCCGTCGAGGTACCCAGCTCGCAGGACGAGCTGTGGATCTCGGAGCTCATCCTGTCGGACAACATCTTCCCCATGCGGGAGGCCCAGAACGTGCTCGAGCCCTATGCCTGGCAAGGCGTCGTGGTGGTGCCGAAGGGCGATCGTTCCTTCGCCCAGGGCGGCGTTCTCTGGTACTACCTGCACGCCTGTCAGCCGGCCCTAGACGACAACGGACAGCCCCGGCTGCGGCTGTCGGTCCAGCTCTCCGGCGCCTCCAGCTTCCGCGGTCCCGCCGCCGCCGACCCGGTGAAGGCCGGCGACAACTGCTGGGTGTTGGCCCAGGGGCTCGACCTGACGGCCGACCGCTTCGTCCCCGGCGACTACGAGCTCAAGGTCAACGTCCGCGACTCGGTGGCCAAGAAGACGCTGGTCTCGAGCACCGAGAGCTTCACCGTCGTCAATCCGTAG
- a CDS encoding TetR/AcrR family transcriptional regulator, with translation MGRKSNARQQLLESATHLMQERGYTAVGVGEICRRAGVQKGSFYYFFPSKQALALAVLDLFWERIEDNLAETLGGSAAPLDKLARFCVAAYGNQRQQQREQGHCTGCFIGNLALEMSTQDPVLRDHLAEILEKQAEALAEVIAEAQRRGELPANNDPLRAARSLMAYLEGLILIAKVRNEPKLLDGAEQEALRLLGAQTAA, from the coding sequence ATGGGAAGGAAGAGCAACGCCCGACAACAGCTCCTCGAGAGCGCCACGCACCTCATGCAGGAGCGCGGCTACACCGCCGTCGGCGTCGGCGAGATCTGTCGCCGGGCGGGAGTCCAGAAGGGCAGCTTTTATTACTTCTTTCCCTCCAAACAGGCGCTGGCGTTGGCGGTTCTCGACCTGTTTTGGGAACGCATCGAGGACAACCTCGCCGAAACCCTCGGCGGATCCGCGGCACCGCTCGACAAGCTGGCGCGCTTCTGCGTCGCCGCCTACGGCAATCAGCGCCAGCAACAGCGCGAGCAGGGTCATTGCACGGGCTGCTTCATCGGCAACCTGGCGCTCGAAATGAGCACTCAGGACCCAGTGCTCCGCGACCACCTCGCGGAGATCCTCGAAAAGCAGGCGGAGGCGCTGGCGGAAGTGATCGCCGAGGCCCAACGTCGCGGTGAGCTGCCGGCGAACAACGATCCGCTGCGCGCGGCCCGTTCGCTGATGGCCTACCTCGAAGGCCTCATCCTGATCGCCAAAGTGCGCAACGAACCGAAGCTGCTCGACGGCGCCGAGCAGGAAGCGCTGCGTCTGCTGGGAGCCCAGACCGCCGCCTGA